One Candidatus Poribacteria bacterium genomic window, TCCCACGTGCGCGCCGACGGAGACGTACTCGTCGTCCAACAGGTAGGCGAGCAGGTCGATGTAGTGGCACGCGAGCCACGAGAGGATACCCCCACCAGCGGCGTCACGGCTGAATAGCCAATGGGAGGGATCGCGGTAGCGCACTTGCGACGTGACCATCCGCGCCTCGGCGGCGATGGGCGCGCCCAGGACGCCTTCCCGGATGAGCCGGCGGGCTTCCAGCGGGATCGGGTGCCATCGCGCCTGATAGACAATCGAGAGCGTGACGCCGGACTCGACGATGGCGCGTCGGGCAGGCTCGAACGCGGCAGCCGACACGGCGAGCGGCTTCTCGGCGATGACGTGGCAGCCGACTCGCGCGCACGCGGCGATGTCAGCCGGCGCTCGGTCGTTGCGCGAACAGGTGAACGCGTGCGTTGGGCCGGTCGCGAGCCCATCGTCCAGTGTCGAGACGGTCGCGGCGACCTTCGCCTCGGCGTCGTAGGACGCGCGGACGGACGCGTCAGGCTCCACGACGATGACGCGCTCGACTTCTGGGAGCTGCTGGAGCGTCTTGAGGTGCGCGCGGGCGTGAGGATGGGTTCCGCCGACGAGGAGGAAGTCTGCCATGTCGAGGCTCTCCGTTCTGCGCGATGG contains:
- a CDS encoding Gfo/Idh/MocA family oxidoreductase; amino-acid sequence: MADFLLVGGTHPHARAHLKTLQQLPEVERVIVVEPDASVRASYDAEAKVAATVSTLDDGLATGPTHAFTCSRNDRAPADIAACARVGCHVIAEKPLAVSAAAFEPARRAIVESGVTLSIVYQARWHPIPLEARRLIREGVLGAPIAAEARMVTSQVRYRDPSHWLFSRDAAGGGILSWLACHYIDLLAYLLDDEYVSVGAHVGTLGGQAIDVEDVAMLSLRFRRNALATMTAGYLLALSPSGYMRGAYDTYIGIYGREGRLWWDPVGGKTLHVESARPEWASAPRREWTVEVAESRAYGGVYGEEFVRRFLQASAGDGEPPNSLRDGLRVLRVLDAAYESASRGIIAPIEPVPPDR